One window of Desulfovibrio sp. genomic DNA carries:
- a CDS encoding DMT family transporter, with translation MPPNSPKLLPHMALLTAMAFWGSTFVVLRIALSTLTPLQTMAGRMLVACVVFLPLCPRLWRELKEQGHWGTLVLMALCEPCLFFLFETHALRLTTASQAGMITSLLPLLVAAAAFAALREHAGLRMWMGFLLAVCGVTWLTLAAVPDDKATNPMLGNIFEAIAMCCAAGYTVLARHLSTQYSALCITAVQAFVGMIFFCLLALTIPEPNTFVSLGRTFPTWAPWACLLYLGGIVTFAGYGLYNFGVKRLSAGRAAAYTNLIPVFALLFGVALLDEKLFPTQYGGALLIVLGVLLSQWKGKADKPAEQPA, from the coding sequence ATGCCCCCCAACTCCCCCAAACTGCTGCCCCACATGGCCCTGCTGACTGCCATGGCCTTTTGGGGCTCAACATTTGTCGTTCTGCGCATCGCCCTGTCGACCTTAACTCCCCTGCAGACGATGGCGGGGCGCATGCTTGTGGCCTGCGTGGTTTTTTTGCCCCTGTGCCCGCGCCTCTGGCGCGAGCTGAAAGAGCAAGGCCATTGGGGAACACTGGTGCTCATGGCCCTTTGCGAACCCTGCCTGTTCTTTCTTTTTGAAACGCACGCCCTGCGGCTTACCACAGCCTCTCAGGCGGGCATGATCACATCGCTGCTGCCCCTGCTGGTGGCCGCCGCCGCCTTTGCCGCCCTGCGCGAACACGCAGGCCTGCGCATGTGGATGGGTTTTCTGCTGGCTGTCTGCGGCGTTACCTGGCTGACCCTTGCCGCCGTGCCCGATGACAAGGCCACCAACCCCATGCTGGGCAATATTTTTGAAGCCATCGCCATGTGCTGTGCAGCCGGGTACACCGTGCTGGCACGGCATCTCTCCACGCAGTACAGCGCCCTGTGCATAACGGCGGTGCAGGCATTTGTGGGCATGATCTTTTTTTGCCTGCTGGCCCTTACAATCCCCGAACCCAATACCTTTGTGAGCCTTGGCAGAACCTTTCCCACCTGGGCACCGTGGGCATGCCTGCTGTATCTTGGCGGCATTGTTACCTTTGCCGGGTACGGCCTGTACAATTTTGGCGTCAAGCGGCTCTCTGCCGGACGCGCGGCGGCCTACACCAACCTGATTCCCGTTTTTGCCCTGTTGTTTGGCGTTGCGCTGCTGGACGAAAAGCTGTTTCCGACCCAGTACGGCGGCGCACTGCTCATTGTATTGGGCGTGCTGCTGAGCCAGTGGAAGGGCAAGGCCGACAAACCGGCAGAACAACCCGCCTAG
- a CDS encoding chemotaxis protein CheW, translating into MDAVQTSTLETHQGSGQEHEGDLLQLVTFRIGEEEFGVDILSVQEIIRLMQITMVPHAAAFIEGVINLRGKVIPVINMRTRFHLHPVEHDGNTRIVVMEFNQKIVGFLVDGVSEVLRIPASTVEPAPPVVCGIGSEYIRGVGKLEDRLLILLDLDTLLSDMNADAG; encoded by the coding sequence ATGGACGCGGTGCAGACATCAACGCTTGAGACGCATCAGGGCTCTGGCCAGGAACATGAGGGCGACCTGCTCCAGCTGGTAACCTTTCGCATTGGCGAAGAAGAGTTCGGGGTCGATATCCTTTCGGTTCAGGAAATCATCCGGCTCATGCAGATCACCATGGTTCCGCATGCCGCCGCCTTCATTGAGGGCGTTATCAACCTGCGCGGCAAGGTTATTCCGGTCATCAACATGCGCACGCGTTTTCATCTGCACCCGGTGGAGCACGACGGCAACACGCGCATTGTGGTAATGGAATTTAACCAGAAAATCGTGGGTTTTCTTGTAGACGGCGTCTCTGAAGTGCTGCGCATTCCCGCCTCTACGGTAGAGCCCGCACCGCCTGTTGTGTGCGGCATTGGCTCCGAGTACATTCGGGGCGTGGGCAAGCTTGAAGACCGCCTGCTCATTCTGCTTGACCTCGACACGTTATTGAGCGACATGAACGCCGATGCGGGTTAG
- a CDS encoding response regulator has translation MSIRTIIKTSNLAQLLLLLLLGLCLVAFGRGLHEGRRTLENYYELDSLLLDVENNTRQCYEEAHAFIFTGSAERYANWQILSQMRAGDAQDAATRGVSFEEAARRINLSSGLQAQVRSLLVQRKHLDTLLDTAVTMAMGNSGPPHWDRDSLDLRGAQAWADRVNLDGEVQQVLFSAQALREAQYRGFLDQIGIQERPLEQMVWAMAVALLALAASAVINVYIFQKRVVQPLGEVSRYAEGVAEGGDPAPVKIQHQDELASMFDALQRMKGTLFTRIRELKEAERRARKSKQQAVLARAQALTSLELAQKASHVQEDFLRRMSHEIRTPLNAIIGMSYLSLQAGPSGVQRDYISQINKAGSVLLDMVNRILDFSSANEGLLRRENRAFQLPRLFELLRQSVAASALEKQLELKFIIDPAAPAVVEGDERHLEEVLRILLDNAVKYTRNGVVECSVQYAHDDGPDDTCRLLFVVADSGPGMDAALKEKLFEPFALGDESLTRSNSGLGLGLALARQLVDLLGGELCVASSLGKGSRFFFEISVVRVQPVCSLETSPAQEAQEAVESIFMPADMQQHTVLVVEDNDINAQIASELLSQAGLAVRMASNGMAAVDEVRAGGVDLVIMDVQMPVMDGLEATRRIRDLGYSPESLPILAMTAHADAASRMDGKNVGMNDYLTKPVDPAALYAALERWLPGGLEHNPLVQNAEPEQALESENGTREFDMMRASEAAVAEPECPAVNVEAGLATVGGNHDLYRELLLRFVDHYGDSARELRGLLACGDLRGAARLAHTVKGVAANLGVERVCRLTRRMESTLPMTLPSESLMDEFEESMNEVLLRVRCLEGMGSMATAGTMHLDEEHREALLALLAELPELMETDWGNAESSLERFIPFVDGTPYAEDLSAILASVKDFDNGALQGQSAALQHRLRGENA, from the coding sequence ATGAGCATCAGAACCATTATCAAGACATCCAACCTTGCGCAGTTGCTTCTTCTCCTGCTGTTGGGGCTTTGCCTGGTGGCTTTTGGCCGTGGTCTGCACGAAGGCAGGCGCACGCTCGAAAACTACTACGAGCTCGATTCATTGCTTCTGGACGTGGAAAACAACACCCGTCAGTGCTACGAGGAAGCCCACGCCTTTATTTTTACCGGCAGCGCCGAACGCTACGCCAACTGGCAGATTCTGAGTCAGATGCGCGCCGGAGACGCCCAGGATGCCGCCACTCGCGGCGTATCTTTTGAAGAAGCCGCCCGCCGCATCAATCTTTCCAGCGGCCTGCAGGCACAGGTGCGGTCTCTGCTGGTTCAGCGCAAGCATCTCGATACCCTGCTGGACACTGCCGTGACCATGGCGATGGGCAACAGCGGCCCCCCGCACTGGGACAGGGACAGTCTTGATCTGCGCGGCGCGCAGGCCTGGGCCGACAGGGTGAATCTGGATGGCGAAGTGCAGCAGGTTCTGTTCAGCGCCCAGGCATTGCGTGAAGCGCAGTACCGGGGTTTTCTTGACCAGATAGGGATTCAGGAAAGGCCGCTCGAGCAGATGGTCTGGGCCATGGCCGTTGCCCTGCTGGCATTGGCCGCCAGCGCCGTGATCAATGTTTATATTTTCCAGAAACGCGTTGTTCAGCCCCTTGGCGAGGTTAGCCGTTATGCCGAAGGTGTGGCCGAAGGCGGCGACCCGGCTCCGGTAAAGATACAGCATCAGGATGAGCTTGCCAGCATGTTCGATGCCCTGCAGCGCATGAAGGGAACCCTGTTCACGCGCATACGCGAGCTCAAGGAGGCCGAACGCCGCGCCCGCAAAAGCAAGCAGCAGGCCGTGCTGGCCAGAGCTCAGGCTCTTACCTCGCTGGAACTGGCCCAAAAGGCCTCGCACGTACAGGAAGATTTTTTGCGGCGCATGAGCCACGAGATCCGCACGCCCCTCAACGCCATCATCGGCATGAGCTATCTGAGCCTTCAGGCTGGCCCCAGCGGGGTGCAGCGCGACTATATTTCCCAGATCAACAAGGCGGGCAGCGTGCTGCTCGACATGGTCAACCGCATCCTTGATTTTTCGAGCGCCAATGAGGGCCTGTTACGGCGCGAAAATCGCGCCTTTCAGCTGCCGCGTCTGTTTGAGCTCTTGCGGCAGAGTGTGGCCGCCAGCGCTCTGGAAAAGCAGCTGGAGCTCAAATTTATCATTGATCCCGCCGCTCCGGCTGTTGTCGAGGGCGATGAGCGCCATCTGGAAGAAGTGCTGCGCATACTTCTGGATAATGCGGTCAAGTACACCCGCAACGGCGTTGTGGAGTGCAGCGTGCAGTATGCGCACGATGACGGGCCGGACGATACCTGCCGTCTGCTTTTTGTGGTGGCCGACAGCGGCCCCGGCATGGACGCCGCCCTCAAGGAAAAACTTTTTGAGCCCTTTGCCCTTGGCGACGAATCTCTCACCCGTTCCAACAGCGGTCTTGGCCTTGGGCTGGCTCTGGCGCGGCAGCTGGTTGACCTGCTGGGGGGCGAGCTCTGCGTGGCAAGCTCGCTCGGCAAGGGCAGCCGTTTTTTCTTTGAAATTTCAGTTGTCCGGGTACAGCCTGTTTGCTCGCTGGAAACCTCGCCCGCTCAGGAAGCGCAGGAAGCGGTTGAAAGTATATTCATGCCTGCCGATATGCAGCAGCACACCGTGCTTGTGGTGGAAGACAACGATATAAACGCCCAAATTGCCAGCGAGCTTCTTTCTCAGGCAGGGCTAGCCGTGCGCATGGCCTCCAACGGTATGGCCGCAGTGGATGAAGTGCGCGCGGGCGGTGTGGATCTGGTGATCATGGATGTGCAGATGCCCGTGATGGACGGGCTCGAGGCCACCAGGCGCATCCGTGATCTGGGGTATTCCCCGGAAAGTCTGCCCATTCTGGCCATGACCGCGCATGCTGACGCCGCTTCGCGTATGGACGGCAAGAACGTGGGCATGAACGACTATCTCACCAAGCCAGTTGACCCCGCGGCTCTTTACGCCGCTCTGGAAAGGTGGCTGCCCGGCGGGCTTGAGCACAATCCTCTTGTGCAGAATGCCGAGCCCGAACAGGCCCTGGAGAGTGAAAACGGTACCCGCGAGTTCGACATGATGCGCGCTTCCGAGGCTGCCGTTGCCGAGCCGGAATGCCCGGCTGTGAACGTGGAGGCCGGTCTTGCCACCGTGGGCGGCAACCATGATCTGTACCGTGAACTTCTGTTGCGGTTTGTGGACCACTACGGAGACAGTGCCAGAGAGCTGCGCGGGCTGCTGGCCTGTGGCGACCTGCGCGGTGCGGCGCGGTTGGCGCATACAGTAAAGGGTGTAGCCGCCAACCTGGGTGTGGAGCGCGTGTGCCGCCTCACGCGGCGCATGGAAAGTACCCTGCCCATGACCCTGCCCAGCGAAAGCCTGATGGACGAATTTGAAGAAAGCATGAACGAGGTGCTGCTGCGCGTGCGCTGCCTTGAAGGCATGGGCAGCATGGCCACCGCTGGCACCATGCACCTGGATGAGGAGCATCGTGAGGCCCTGCTTGCCCTGCTGGCAGAGCTGCCGGAGCTTATGGAAACAGACTGGGGCAATGCGGAAAGTTCGCTGGAGCGTTTCATACCCTTTGTGGATGGAACCCCATACGCCGAAGACCTTTCTGCCATTCTTGCCTCGGTGAAGGACTTTGACAACGGTGCGCTTCAGGGTCAGTCTGCCGCCCTGCAACACCGCCTGCGGGGCGAGAATGCATGA
- a CDS encoding glycosyltransferase, whose protein sequence is MKVVFCLDDKIQYLTLLKVAVRSLRAVQGEHAPCLCVYAGRDTALLAELKAENIPVARYTPQLDPSGFTPLGQACAGCFLKLELALVPELAHDDRVLYCDTDVLFYRPLDELFAQQLPYVGMAREYTAPFFHQHQQLSYKFRGARYTVPLPFPIWTYSSGVALFNLEKLRKRDFIGHFMAFCRENESRIGNLDQSLINYFFGKRITRLDDCWNCPPYRAECRDEARIVHFHGPKPWEHNKTNLKDLLINHYSYMQNLWLDYLRSDERTLVESWF, encoded by the coding sequence ATGAAAGTAGTATTCTGCCTTGACGACAAGATTCAGTATCTGACCCTGCTCAAGGTGGCGGTGCGCTCCCTGCGCGCCGTGCAGGGGGAGCACGCGCCTTGTCTGTGCGTGTATGCGGGGCGCGATACAGCTCTGCTGGCCGAGCTGAAGGCGGAAAATATCCCTGTGGCGCGCTATACGCCGCAGCTTGATCCCAGCGGATTCACACCTCTGGGGCAGGCCTGCGCCGGGTGTTTTCTCAAACTTGAGCTTGCGCTGGTGCCAGAGCTTGCCCACGATGACCGTGTGCTTTACTGCGACACGGACGTACTTTTTTATCGGCCACTGGATGAGCTTTTTGCACAGCAGCTGCCGTATGTGGGCATGGCCAGAGAGTATACGGCACCGTTTTTTCACCAGCACCAGCAGCTTTCTTACAAATTTCGCGGCGCGCGCTACACGGTGCCCCTGCCATTTCCCATCTGGACATATTCCAGCGGCGTAGCTCTGTTCAACCTTGAAAAGTTGCGCAAGCGCGACTTTATTGGTCATTTTATGGCTTTTTGCCGCGAAAACGAGTCGCGCATCGGCAACCTTGACCAATCATTGATAAACTATTTTTTCGGCAAACGCATAACGCGGCTGGACGACTGCTGGAACTGTCCTCCCTACCGCGCGGAGTGCAGGGATGAGGCGCGCATCGTGCACTTTCACGGCCCAAAACCGTGGGAGCACAACAAAACAAACCTGAAAGACCTGCTTATTAACCATTACAGCTATATGCAGAATCTCTGGCTTGACTATCTGCGCTCTGACGAGCGCACACTTGTGGAATCGTGGTTCTAG
- a CDS encoding DegT/DnrJ/EryC1/StrS family aminotransferase — protein MSMRLSRSVVGEAEARAVSRVITEDGYLGMGNEVRLFEEEVAQYLGVKPSQVITVNTGTAALHLAVDAVAAQCRVDGTPEVLVPSLTFVASFQAITAAGCTPVACDVLADTGTIDLADAERRLTPRTIAIMPVHYASNPWQLDAIYSFAREKGLRVVEDAAHAFGCKSHGRKIGSMGDMVCFSFDGIKNITCGEGGCLIAFDEEAGQLASDARLLSVANDAQKRFTGARSWDPDVKRQGWRYHMSNIMAAIGRVQLSRLESEFIPARRQLTAIYEQRLAGVDGLVVLRTDPQDFVVRHIMPVRVLGGRKDAVKEFLAARDIPTGVHYKPNHLLSCFGSGALSLPVTEQLYSELVTLPLHPALSTEDVESVCDALVAALK, from the coding sequence ATGTCCATGCGTCTTTCACGTTCCGTTGTGGGTGAAGCTGAAGCCCGCGCCGTTAGCCGCGTTATTACTGAAGACGGCTATCTTGGCATGGGCAACGAAGTGCGCCTTTTTGAAGAAGAAGTGGCGCAGTATCTTGGCGTCAAACCCAGTCAGGTTATTACAGTCAATACCGGCACCGCGGCCCTGCATCTGGCCGTGGACGCCGTTGCCGCACAGTGTCGCGTAGACGGCACACCCGAAGTTCTTGTTCCTTCTCTTACCTTTGTGGCGTCTTTTCAGGCCATTACAGCTGCTGGCTGTACGCCGGTAGCCTGCGATGTGCTGGCCGATACCGGCACCATTGATCTTGCCGATGCCGAGCGCCGTCTGACCCCCCGCACCATCGCCATCATGCCCGTGCACTATGCCAGCAACCCCTGGCAGCTCGACGCCATCTACAGCTTTGCTCGCGAAAAAGGCCTGCGCGTGGTTGAAGACGCCGCCCATGCCTTTGGCTGCAAAAGCCACGGCCGCAAGATCGGCAGCATGGGCGACATGGTCTGTTTCAGCTTTGACGGCATCAAAAATATTACCTGCGGCGAGGGCGGTTGCCTGATCGCCTTTGATGAAGAAGCCGGGCAGCTGGCTTCTGACGCCCGCCTGCTTTCTGTGGCCAACGACGCGCAAAAGCGTTTTACGGGTGCGCGTTCGTGGGATCCGGACGTAAAACGGCAGGGCTGGCGTTACCACATGAGTAATATCATGGCCGCCATTGGCCGGGTGCAGCTTTCGCGTCTTGAATCTGAATTCATACCGGCCCGCCGCCAGCTGACAGCCATTTATGAGCAACGGCTGGCCGGGGTTGATGGGCTGGTCGTGCTGCGCACAGATCCGCAGGATTTTGTGGTGCGCCACATCATGCCGGTGCGCGTGCTGGGCGGTCGCAAGGACGCGGTGAAGGAATTTCTGGCCGCTCGCGACATTCCCACGGGCGTGCATTACAAGCCCAACCATCTGCTGAGCTGCTTTGGCAGCGGTGCGCTGTCGCTGCCCGTGACCGAGCAGCTCTACAGCGAGCTTGTGACCTTGCCCCTGCACCCCGCCCTGAGCACTGAAGACGTGGAGAGCGTGTGCGACGCGTTGGTTGCCGCACTGAAGTAG
- a CDS encoding GtrA family protein, translated as MASGWQGIPGCAGIAALVRGILAKRWVRFGIVGGAASVSYFLLGLLFVSVLGLPTLVGNALAYALSFIVSYLGQCLWTFRAAEAGAGIATHRAMLPRFAATQAVGLCCNSAIVWLLMQAGVPYAWAMPIAVLLVPVIVYALCKVWVFKKQASFVQSGAEKTGPYRSGQDQLGQDQSESGQPPVASSAAQHPAPNEEKA; from the coding sequence GTGGCTAGCGGCTGGCAGGGTATACCCGGCTGCGCCGGAATTGCGGCACTGGTGCGCGGCATTCTCGCCAAGCGCTGGGTGCGTTTTGGCATTGTGGGCGGCGCTGCCTCGGTAAGCTATTTTTTACTGGGGCTGCTGTTTGTCAGCGTTTTGGGGCTGCCCACGCTGGTGGGCAATGCCCTGGCCTATGCGCTCAGTTTTATCGTGTCCTATCTCGGGCAATGCCTGTGGACCTTCCGCGCTGCGGAAGCGGGCGCAGGCATTGCCACCCACCGCGCCATGCTGCCGCGTTTTGCGGCAACCCAGGCAGTTGGCCTGTGCTGTAACTCTGCCATTGTGTGGCTGCTCATGCAGGCGGGTGTACCCTATGCCTGGGCCATGCCAATAGCCGTGCTGCTTGTACCTGTCATCGTCTATGCCCTGTGCAAGGTATGGGTTTTCAAAAAGCAGGCTTCCTTTGTGCAGTCCGGGGCAGAAAAGACTGGGCCATATCGGTCCGGACAAGATCAGCTCGGGCAAGATCAGTCTGAGTCTGGGCAGCCCCCTGTAGCATCATCCGCAGCCCAACATCCCGCACCCAACGAGGAAAAAGCATGA
- a CDS encoding lactate permease LctP family transporter has protein sequence MAWTQVYDPVGGAVVSALLAGIPLISLFYMLAVRRAKGHYAAALAVGLSFVLAVAVWGMPFGTALGALSYGAAFGLFPIIWIVITAVWVYNMTVESGEFEYIKESLARLTDDRRLQAIFIAFAFGSFIEGTAGFGTPVAITAAMLVGLGFRPLYAAGICLIANTAPVAFGAIGIPIIVGAQVSGIPEMHVSQIVGRQLPFLSILVPLWLCVVMCGFKRAMEVLPAIIVAGVSFAGSQFLFSNYHGATLPDIMSALITIIAMVLLLRVWKPKSVWRFEGEKETALSGAAPAMGVVLRAWLPYIVLAVMVFLWGLPQFKNMLNAVPGSVLKFSWPALDGMVHKAAPILAAGKDPNYPAVFTFNWLSAGGTAILLAGFFSVPFMPGYSFGKAVSCLFRTIHQLRFPILTIAMILGLAYLMNFSGMSSTLGIAFTLTGPLFPLFSPLLGWLGVFLTGSDTSSNALFCGMQRSTAEVVGMDPALAVSANSSGGVTGKMISPQSISVATAATNLVGHEGDLFRFTLGHSLAMTAFICVLTYLQSNVLHWMLP, from the coding sequence ATGGCTTGGACACAAGTGTATGATCCGGTTGGCGGAGCTGTGGTTTCCGCCCTGCTGGCAGGTATCCCCCTGATCAGCCTTTTTTACATGCTGGCCGTGCGCCGTGCTAAGGGGCACTACGCTGCGGCTCTTGCCGTTGGTCTTTCTTTCGTTCTGGCTGTTGCCGTGTGGGGCATGCCCTTCGGCACTGCTCTGGGCGCGCTGAGCTACGGTGCCGCTTTCGGCCTCTTCCCCATCATCTGGATCGTCATCACGGCGGTCTGGGTGTACAACATGACCGTTGAATCGGGCGAATTTGAGTACATCAAAGAATCGCTTGCCCGTCTTACGGACGACCGCCGTCTTCAGGCCATCTTTATCGCCTTTGCCTTTGGTTCCTTCATTGAAGGTACCGCTGGCTTTGGTACGCCTGTGGCAATCACCGCCGCCATGCTGGTGGGCCTGGGCTTCCGCCCGCTGTACGCCGCCGGTATCTGTCTGATTGCCAACACCGCTCCTGTGGCCTTTGGCGCCATTGGTATCCCGATCATCGTCGGCGCCCAGGTTTCCGGTATTCCGGAAATGCACGTGAGCCAGATTGTGGGCCGTCAGCTGCCCTTCCTGTCCATCCTTGTTCCGCTGTGGCTCTGCGTGGTCATGTGCGGCTTCAAGCGCGCCATGGAAGTGCTGCCCGCCATCATCGTGGCTGGCGTGAGCTTTGCCGGTTCGCAGTTCCTGTTCTCCAACTACCACGGCGCTACGCTGCCCGATATCATGTCGGCCCTGATCACCATTATCGCTATGGTGCTCTTGCTGCGCGTGTGGAAGCCCAAGAGCGTTTGGCGCTTTGAAGGTGAAAAGGAAACCGCTCTGAGTGGCGCTGCCCCCGCTATGGGCGTAGTGCTGCGTGCGTGGCTGCCCTACATCGTGCTGGCCGTGATGGTGTTCCTGTGGGGCCTGCCCCAGTTCAAGAACATGCTGAACGCCGTGCCCGGTTCGGTGCTCAAGTTCTCCTGGCCCGCTCTTGACGGCATGGTGCACAAGGCTGCCCCCATTCTGGCCGCTGGCAAAGATCCCAACTACCCCGCAGTGTTTACGTTCAACTGGCTCTCCGCCGGTGGTACGGCCATTCTGCTGGCTGGCTTCTTCTCTGTGCCTTTCATGCCTGGTTACTCGTTCGGCAAGGCCGTCAGCTGCCTGTTCCGCACCATTCACCAGCTGCGTTTCCCCATCCTGACCATTGCCATGATCCTGGGTCTGGCCTACCTCATGAACTTCTCCGGCATGAGCTCCACCCTGGGTATCGCCTTCACCCTGACCGGTCCCCTGTTCCCGCTCTTCTCGCCCCTTCTGGGCTGGTTGGGCGTGTTCCTTACCGGTTCGGACACCTCTTCGAACGCCCTGTTCTGCGGCATGCAGCGCTCGACGGCCGAAGTGGTGGGCATGGATCCGGCCTTGGCCGTTTCCGCCAACTCTTCCGGTGGTGTTACCGGCAAGATGATTTCGCCCCAGTCCATCAGTGTGGCAACCGCTGCCACCAACCTGGTTGGTCATGAAGGCGACCTGTTCCGCTTTACGCTTGGGCACAGCTTGGCCATGACGGCCTTTATCTGCGTGCTCACCTACCTGCAGTCCAACGTGCTGCACTGGATGCTGCCGTAA
- a CDS encoding glycosyltransferase family 2 protein → MNAPAVSVIMNCLNSSRDLREAMDSLMAQTFTDFEVIFWDNCSTDESPAIARSYGEKVRYFRGESIVPLGEGRNLALAQARGRYLAFLDCDDLWKPAKLERQVVLFEANPRVGLVSTDTEIFDGRRVLKRLFAETSPERGMAFAALMQRQWISMSSAMVSREALTSLSAEKIASGQGINGGWFDQSLNVCEEADVFYRIAHDWELDHVDEPLTLWRVHGANTTFRKFGQFADETLRILEKHRALYPGYDQEYAGLVELMTRRAGFQKAVALWREGHNSAAREAIRPWRNSGLKYRLFWWASYLPGVFFDLAARLYFALPANLRR, encoded by the coding sequence ATGAATGCCCCCGCTGTCTCGGTAATAATGAACTGTCTGAACAGCTCGCGCGACCTGCGCGAGGCCATGGACAGTCTCATGGCCCAGACCTTTACGGATTTTGAGGTTATTTTCTGGGATAACTGCTCGACCGACGAAAGCCCGGCCATAGCCCGGAGCTACGGCGAAAAGGTGCGCTATTTCAGGGGCGAGAGCATCGTGCCGCTGGGCGAGGGCCGCAATCTGGCTCTGGCGCAGGCGCGGGGCCGGTATCTGGCCTTTCTCGACTGCGACGACCTGTGGAAACCCGCAAAGCTTGAACGGCAGGTGGTCCTGTTTGAAGCCAACCCCCGCGTTGGCCTGGTATCTACCGATACGGAAATTTTTGATGGCAGGCGGGTGCTCAAACGCCTGTTTGCCGAAACCTCGCCAGAGCGTGGCATGGCATTTGCCGCGCTGATGCAGCGGCAGTGGATTTCCATGTCTTCGGCCATGGTTAGCCGCGAGGCGTTGACCAGTCTTTCGGCGGAAAAGATTGCTTCCGGCCAGGGCATCAACGGGGGCTGGTTTGACCAGAGCCTCAACGTGTGCGAGGAGGCCGACGTTTTTTATCGCATCGCCCACGATTGGGAACTGGACCATGTGGATGAGCCCCTGACCCTCTGGCGAGTGCACGGAGCCAACACGACCTTTAGAAAATTTGGCCAGTTTGCGGACGAGACGCTGCGGATTCTTGAAAAGCACCGGGCATTGTACCCTGGCTATGATCAGGAATATGCGGGGCTTGTGGAGCTGATGACCCGCAGGGCTGGTTTTCAGAAGGCCGTGGCCCTGTGGCGCGAGGGGCACAACAGCGCCGCCCGCGAGGCCATACGCCCGTGGCGAAACAGCGGCCTCAAGTACAGACTTTTCTGGTGGGCAAGTTATCTGCCGGGAGTTTTTTTTGACCTTGCAGCCCGCCTGTATTTCGCTCTACCCGCCAATTTGCGACGATAA